In Rhizobium sp. N324, a single genomic region encodes these proteins:
- a CDS encoding glycosyltransferase, with the protein MARSHTDNPNIAVLLPCYNEAATIGPVVRGFRATLPDAAVHVYDNNSTDGTALQAMLAGAHVVRERRQGKGHVVRRMFADIEADIYIIADGDGTYAPEDAEELVRTLLTERADMVVGTRRGVHADAGRQGHALGNRLFNLLYRTIFGPDFTDIFSGYRAFSRRFVKSFPAVSGGFEIETEMSVHASRLKLPVSELELDYGRRPEGSHSKLSTFRDGGRILWMFAMLMKETRPFAFFSTISTSFMLASLGFMAPVLAEYFATGLVSRMPTWVLSMALMMISFMLFTAGVILDSVARARAEQLRIHYMNLETPSMVKAPLSQTAPASSRRPGKADAA; encoded by the coding sequence ATGGCCCGATCGCATACCGATAATCCGAATATTGCCGTCCTGCTTCCCTGCTATAACGAGGCGGCGACAATCGGCCCTGTGGTGCGGGGTTTCCGCGCGACGCTGCCGGATGCGGCGGTCCATGTCTACGACAATAATTCCACCGACGGCACCGCGCTGCAGGCGATGCTGGCCGGCGCGCATGTCGTTCGCGAGCGGCGGCAAGGCAAGGGCCACGTCGTGCGCCGCATGTTCGCCGACATCGAGGCCGATATCTACATCATCGCCGATGGCGACGGCACTTACGCACCAGAGGACGCCGAAGAGCTGGTGCGCACCCTGCTGACCGAGCGGGCCGATATGGTTGTGGGAACCCGGCGCGGCGTGCATGCCGATGCCGGCCGTCAGGGCCATGCGCTCGGCAACCGGCTTTTCAACCTGCTCTACCGGACGATCTTCGGCCCCGACTTCACCGACATTTTTTCCGGCTACCGCGCTTTCTCGCGCCGCTTCGTCAAGAGCTTCCCGGCGGTCTCGGGCGGCTTCGAGATCGAAACCGAAATGTCGGTGCACGCCTCGCGGCTGAAGCTGCCGGTCAGCGAGCTGGAACTCGATTACGGCCGCCGGCCGGAAGGCTCGCATTCCAAGCTTTCGACCTTCCGCGACGGCGGCAGGATCCTCTGGATGTTCGCGATGCTGATGAAGGAAACTCGGCCCTTCGCCTTCTTCAGCACGATCAGCACCAGCTTCATGCTGGCGAGCCTCGGCTTTATGGCGCCGGTGCTGGCGGAATATTTCGCAACGGGTCTCGTCAGCCGCATGCCGACCTGGGTGCTGTCGATGGCACTGATGATGATCTCTTTCATGCTGTTCACTGCCGGCGTCATCCTGGATTCGGTGGCCCGCGCCCGCGCCGAACAGCTTCGCATCCATTATATGAATCTGGAGACGCCGAGCATGGTCAAGGCACCGCTCAGCCAGACAGCGCCGGCATCGAGCAGGCGTCCCGGCAAGGCGGATGCGGCGTGA
- a CDS encoding LysR family transcriptional regulator codes for MNRTQLSQLAVLAAVSEHRSFRTAAKELLVAPSAISHAISSLEESLGVRLLARTTRSVAPTEEGRLLLDRLRPALEEIDIALEAVRDTRARPAGNLRITAPRFASDLLLAPRLGDFLNLYPDITLEIANEDGFTDIVKEGFDAGIRLEESLEADMIAVKISPDLTTVIAASPDYFERYPKPEHPRDLVHHRCIKRRFTNGSIYRWEFEKDGQELVVAVDGPLVVSEDRLALLAALNGVGLAYLFDMRVDDELASGKLVRVLEDWCAPYSGPFLYYPSRRQMRPALRAFIDFFKYV; via the coding sequence ATGAACAGAACACAGCTCTCGCAACTCGCCGTTCTCGCCGCCGTTTCCGAGCATCGCAGCTTCCGCACCGCAGCCAAGGAACTCCTCGTCGCGCCATCTGCGATCAGTCATGCGATCTCGAGCCTGGAGGAAAGTCTGGGTGTCCGGCTTCTGGCGCGCACCACCCGCAGCGTCGCGCCGACGGAGGAGGGGCGCCTGCTTCTCGACAGACTGCGGCCGGCGCTTGAGGAGATCGATATTGCCCTGGAGGCGGTCCGCGATACGCGCGCCAGGCCGGCCGGCAACCTGCGCATCACTGCGCCGCGCTTCGCCTCCGATCTCCTGCTCGCCCCGCGCCTTGGTGATTTTCTCAACCTCTATCCGGATATCACCCTGGAGATCGCCAATGAGGATGGCTTCACCGATATCGTCAAGGAGGGGTTCGATGCCGGCATAAGGCTGGAGGAGAGCCTGGAGGCCGATATGATCGCGGTCAAGATTTCGCCGGATCTGACGACCGTCATCGCCGCCTCGCCCGACTATTTCGAGCGCTATCCGAAGCCGGAGCATCCACGCGATCTCGTCCATCACCGCTGCATCAAGCGGCGCTTTACCAACGGCTCCATCTATCGCTGGGAATTCGAAAAGGACGGGCAGGAATTGGTCGTCGCAGTCGACGGGCCGCTTGTTGTCAGCGAGGATCGGCTGGCGCTGCTTGCGGCGCTGAACGGCGTCGGCCTTGCCTATCTCTTCGATATGCGGGTGGATGACGAACTGGCGAGCGGCAAGCTGGTGCGGGTGCTGGAAGATTGGTGCGCGCCCTATTCCGGGCCGTTTCTCTATTATCCCAGCCGGCGGCAGATGCGCCCGGCACTGCGGGCCTTCATCGATTTCTTCAAATATGTTTAG
- a CDS encoding GNAT family N-acetyltransferase, with protein MTVTIRDARPEDEARWRELWAAYLAFYEVTVDADITDSTWRRVFDPASAIAMRVAEVDGKIMGFALYLTHEGTWIRGRDCYLEDLFVDPEARGKGIGRALMDDLVGLGKAKGWSRLYWHTSEQNKTARALYDSYVESDGHIRYRISF; from the coding sequence ATGACCGTGACGATCCGCGATGCCCGCCCCGAAGACGAAGCGCGCTGGCGCGAACTCTGGGCCGCCTACCTCGCCTTTTACGAAGTCACGGTCGATGCCGATATCACCGATTCCACCTGGCGCCGGGTTTTCGATCCGGCGTCGGCGATCGCCATGCGGGTCGCCGAGGTCGACGGCAAGATCATGGGTTTTGCGCTCTATCTCACCCATGAGGGCACCTGGATCCGCGGCAGGGACTGCTATCTCGAAGACCTGTTCGTCGATCCCGAGGCACGCGGCAAAGGCATCGGGCGAGCGCTGATGGACGATCTCGTCGGCCTCGGCAAGGCGAAGGGCTGGTCGCGGCTCTATTGGCATACGAGCGAGCAGAACAAGACGGCCCGGGCGCTCTACGACAGCTATGTCGAGAGCGACGGGCACATCCGCTATCGCATCAGCTTCTGA
- a CDS encoding Gfo/Idh/MocA family protein, translated as MLRFGIISTAKIGRDNVVPAIQDAENCVVTAIASRDLARAREMADRFSVPHAFGSYEEMLASDLIDAVYIPLPTSQHIEWSIKAADAGKHVLCEKPLALKAGDIDEVIAARDRNRVVVTEAYMIAYSPVWRKVRALIEEGVIGSLRHVQGAFTYFNRDAANMRNIPELGGGGLPDIGVYPVMGTRFSTGKEALRIQAVTERDPEFGTDIYSSVKADFGDFELSFYISTQMANRQVMVFHGTDGYIEVKSPFNANRWGPEEIELADRSHNQSRIFRFQDSRQYKREVEAFARAVKDGNEELVTLENSKLNQKVIDAIYRASEKDGWEAV; from the coding sequence ATGCTGCGTTTCGGTATCATTTCAACAGCGAAGATCGGCCGCGACAATGTCGTTCCGGCGATCCAGGATGCGGAGAACTGTGTCGTTACGGCAATCGCCAGCCGCGATCTCGCCCGCGCCAGGGAGATGGCCGACCGCTTCTCGGTGCCGCATGCCTTCGGCTCCTACGAGGAGATGCTGGCTTCCGATCTCATCGACGCCGTCTATATCCCGCTGCCGACCTCGCAGCATATCGAATGGTCGATCAAAGCAGCCGATGCCGGCAAGCACGTGCTCTGCGAAAAGCCCCTGGCGCTGAAGGCAGGCGATATCGACGAAGTGATCGCCGCCCGCGACCGCAACCGGGTGGTGGTCACCGAAGCCTATATGATCGCCTATTCGCCGGTGTGGCGGAAGGTGCGGGCGCTGATCGAAGAAGGCGTGATCGGCTCGCTCCGGCATGTGCAGGGCGCCTTCACCTATTTCAATCGCGATGCCGCCAACATGCGCAACATCCCCGAGCTCGGCGGCGGCGGCCTTCCCGATATCGGCGTCTATCCCGTCATGGGCACGCGGTTTTCCACCGGCAAGGAAGCGCTGCGGATCCAGGCGGTCACCGAGCGCGATCCCGAATTCGGCACGGATATCTATTCGAGCGTCAAGGCCGATTTCGGCGATTTCGAGCTGAGTTTCTATATCTCGACGCAGATGGCCAACCGCCAGGTCATGGTCTTCCACGGCACCGACGGTTACATCGAGGTCAAATCGCCGTTCAACGCCAATCGCTGGGGCCCCGAGGAGATCGAGCTCGCCGACCGCAGCCACAATCAATCGCGAATCTTCCGCTTCCAGGACAGCCGCCAGTACAAGCGTGAGGTCGAAGCCTTCGCCCGGGCGGTGAAGGACGGCAACGAAGAGCTCGTCACGCTGGAAAATTCCAAATTGAACCAGAAGGTGATCGACGCGATCTACCGGGCCAGCGAGAAGGACGGCTGGGAAGCCGTCTAG
- a CDS encoding YciE/YciF ferroxidase family protein has translation MAKEKTLEDLFYDTLKDIYFAERQILRALPKMARAAQSSELKAGFQKHLEQTEGQVERLQQAFEKIGKRAQGKTCEAIQGIIAEGEEIMEEFKGTPALDAGLISAAQAVEHYEIARYGTLKTWAATLGFKDVVSLLDQTLQEETATDKILSQLATTAANQKAKAA, from the coding sequence ATGGCCAAGGAAAAGACGTTGGAAGATCTCTTCTACGATACGCTCAAGGACATCTATTTTGCCGAACGGCAGATCCTGCGCGCCCTGCCGAAGATGGCGCGCGCCGCCCAGTCCTCCGAACTGAAAGCGGGTTTCCAGAAGCACCTGGAGCAAACCGAAGGCCAGGTCGAGCGCCTGCAGCAGGCATTCGAGAAGATCGGCAAACGCGCCCAGGGCAAGACCTGCGAGGCGATCCAGGGCATTATTGCCGAGGGCGAGGAAATCATGGAGGAATTCAAGGGCACGCCGGCGCTGGATGCCGGCCTGATTTCCGCTGCCCAGGCCGTCGAGCATTATGAAATCGCCCGTTACGGCACACTGAAGACCTGGGCCGCGACGCTCGGCTTCAAGGACGTCGTCAGCCTGCTCGACCAGACGCTGCAGGAGGAAACGGCGACCGACAAGATCCTCTCCCAGCTCGCCACCACGGCGGCGAACCAGAAGGCAAAGGCTGCCTGA
- a CDS encoding GtrA family protein has translation MRRLIRFTIAGGIGFLVDAGMLSALLHLTPLGPFLARLVAIACAMAVTWVFNRRYTFDRSGRSLAVEGFRYGSIGVTTALVNYGLYSALLLSLPALQPLAAMMIASIASMVFSFFGYSRFVFRAE, from the coding sequence GTGAGAAGGCTCATCCGCTTCACCATCGCCGGCGGCATCGGCTTCCTCGTCGATGCCGGCATGCTGTCGGCGCTGCTGCATCTGACGCCGCTTGGGCCGTTCCTGGCACGGCTTGTCGCGATCGCTTGCGCAATGGCAGTGACCTGGGTTTTCAACCGGCGCTACACGTTCGATCGCTCCGGCCGGTCGCTCGCCGTCGAAGGCTTCCGCTACGGCTCGATCGGGGTAACGACAGCGCTTGTCAATTACGGGCTTTATTCCGCGCTTCTGCTGTCGCTGCCGGCGCTCCAGCCGCTGGCGGCGATGATGATCGCCAGCATCGCCTCGATGGTCTTCAGCTTCTTCGGCTATTCGCGCTTCGTCTTCCGCGCCGAATAG
- a CDS encoding aldo/keto reductase has protein sequence MEMRRLGKTGLSVAPIVIGGNVFGWTADEKTSFAILDAFFDAGLNTIDTADVYSAWVPGNKGGDSEEIIGRWLKQASVSRDRAVIVTKVGSDMGQGKTLKESYILKAVEDSLRRLQTDYIDLYLSHWPDADTPHEETLGAFAKLKQQGKIRAIGCSNYDATLLQASFDAAEKAGLPRYDVVQPEYNLYERSSFEGSLAELCIKQEIGVITYFSLAAGFLTGKYRNKADTRGRAREGRVSQYLDDKGMRILAALDRVSAETGAKPAEISLAWLLRKPGVTAPIASATSLSQLESLAKSATLQLSDDAMALLDEAGN, from the coding sequence ATGGAAATGCGCCGGCTTGGAAAAACAGGTCTTTCGGTCGCGCCGATCGTCATCGGCGGCAATGTCTTCGGCTGGACGGCCGACGAGAAAACATCCTTCGCCATTCTCGACGCCTTCTTCGATGCGGGGCTGAACACGATCGATACGGCCGATGTCTATTCCGCCTGGGTTCCGGGCAACAAGGGCGGCGATTCCGAGGAGATCATCGGGCGCTGGCTGAAACAGGCAAGTGTCTCCCGCGACAGGGCCGTGATCGTCACCAAGGTCGGCTCGGACATGGGACAGGGAAAGACGCTGAAGGAGAGCTATATTCTGAAGGCCGTCGAGGATTCGCTCCGTCGGCTGCAGACTGATTATATCGACCTCTATCTCTCGCACTGGCCGGATGCCGATACGCCGCACGAGGAAACGCTCGGCGCCTTTGCCAAGCTGAAGCAGCAGGGCAAGATCCGCGCCATCGGCTGCTCGAATTATGATGCGACGCTGCTGCAAGCGTCCTTCGACGCTGCCGAAAAGGCCGGTCTGCCGCGCTATGATGTGGTGCAGCCGGAATATAACCTCTATGAGCGCTCAAGCTTCGAGGGGTCGCTGGCCGAGCTTTGCATCAAGCAAGAAATCGGCGTCATCACCTATTTCAGCCTCGCCGCCGGCTTCCTCACCGGTAAATACCGCAACAAGGCGGATACGCGGGGCCGGGCCCGCGAGGGCCGGGTCTCGCAATACCTGGATGACAAAGGCATGCGCATTCTTGCCGCGCTCGACAGGGTTTCGGCCGAGACCGGCGCCAAGCCCGCGGAAATTTCGCTTGCCTGGCTCTTGCGCAAACCGGGCGTGACGGCGCCGATCGCCAGCGCGACCAGCCTTTCGCAGCTTGAAAGCCTGGCGAAATCGGCGACACTTCAGCTATCCGATGACGCGATGGCGCTGCTCGACGAAGCCGGCAACTGA